One Tenebrio molitor chromosome 2, icTenMoli1.1, whole genome shotgun sequence genomic region harbors:
- the LOC138122695 gene encoding receptor-type tyrosine-protein phosphatase kappa-like isoform X5, which translates to MVIHSKMVNALWKIHKVEFIYTNKETDRVQLGPTFSPTEDYICVSMYLLMCDSCKVKLTLLDASNGEVIEQDFNQLVSSEWREIKFIRENKRYQHNKFKLLVSTIGDTRDQQFWAIDRVRLCQKEEFRMIDLYEKATCQLMSDNKEIITFKDSVEVSESECPENTIGEFCVPCNWIYENCRDVKICDNDKCVCSSGYYARNTGYCYQCESGRYGHGCKKSCGKCSYNYYDMCNRIDGTCSPCTGGFSGPRCDIPPSIIFAKAPDVTDVKYTEAIVHVTDFTLNNTSYNETPSAYTIQYKIATNKNSKWITYNSNYTLNENHSILINNLKTDTKYFVRGVIITKNGNAQVGSYLKFKEFTTNCQEIPVDNIEIKSTNTTAFVSLKTPVRNTTCKLEKYIYLQQTGNRGSFNNASVYFDGLNPFKNYTTIFQRNIQEPQKKQFQTAEGVPQQVFNLRVVNKSSSTIFIKWKKPALINGVFKHYIVKYRLLYVPDEQPTNRFAEHTLIVNETSITRKDLLSCSIYKFTVFAENTKFKGLPSQFLVRTLPDVTVFPSMRGVNITLSNNCNGIGVSVKPIVIICTSEWCRNQNTAPITIDDYYGNIITMNGLTPFSDYRADLAFYVFLKYNEEIYTTSRNFRTKPTIPSVVTDLQVYTKNESSVSLRWKPPYPPTGVLEKYQIEFETVFRKVYENELRITSCKLWPDFHCATVTNLERRVGYTFKVNAKNEDVAEFGPAISIDTKTETESSAAPYDLNITWTINNDLILQWKHPNESNGPIKYFNIILNGETNKIEKKLPITNDTYYLNYNFKVDSAEVFPSTRYIVQVSAFNGFPGHYVYKTDTSPPDIPLLNGDPESDSTNDTITLNISTQKPRGTTDNRLLYILISDKNNNSDSHKFEKLGQKNFQIAVNCTLEPSQNSLSVTIGNAYQFDNCYQTNNLPLEPATFYNIAVLLLHTFQNKSSHNIYTFMYKTLDTRHKTVDTRHKTVDTRHKTLNTSEEVYLDRPIHFQKSFFGLLFLALLILPVIGYLYVKIQNLLKCRKNVSRRDNTSLLQPGEAEDAASNTEPKNQNGETSRSADIYSKKVKAEHFLNYVKTCIQTKELEKEHQMILNSLAIYETLDRGPLEYVDVQFANGRFVEKVYVTSPIPERNEIDSFWKTIWDENIYNIVLFDTCQINDLKTFENYWPDVNQEVYCCDISVRCVFEETFATYQYRKFMIQYENLTRQVDQIQFSLLSNKEVLCLSLNYAEFFNRVSEIPFGCNSPILVHSSSGMHGSTFALLCDICLRTSKKDGVVNVLGNLQRLTEYNTNFVVDYDHYVLTHLVILENLFGVDTSITCNSLDMSRTHLFTADETEIHLRHLKDTLWMDAVTRRVERDSHVYFRAVSQLHDGKVYFEPYTLDEEISPCWNRLGAISVDGFRCPNKFVVVPQPTSNTLSDIWHLVVEKNISIILSLNEITPLSTNVPFLPENKKAKMCSKTKVKPKLTRDFGNYEWTTLELSNGTKQQIVEILSMTTWPAETACPPDVSDFVNFCIAANERMKGSGSVMVTCCDGVTASGLFTAMSYNMEQMKTNGICDVCTSVRTVRRHCPQFVNDKKQYTFLVEAAHRYINECKLYEVR; encoded by the exons ATGGTTATTCACAGCAAAATGGTAAACGCGTTATGGAAAATTCACAAag TTGAATTCATTTATACAAACAAAGAAACAGATAGAGTACAACTAGGACCTACTTTCTCTCCGACGGAGGATTATATATGTGTGTCGATGTATCTGTTAATGTGCGATTCTTGCAAAGTAAAATTAACATTACTTGATGCCAGTAATGGCGAAGTAATTGAACAAGATTTCAATCAACTCGTA TCTTCAGAATGGAGAGAAATTAAGTTCATAAGAGAGAACAAACGGTATCAAcataacaaattcaaattattagtATCAACAATTGGCGACACGAGGGATCAACAGTTCTGGGCAATCGACAGGGTTAGACTTTGTCAGAAGGAAG AATTTCGAATGATTGATTTATACGAAAAAGCGACATGCCAATTGATGTCCGACAACAAGGAAATTATTACGTTCAAGGATTCAGTAGAAGTATCTG AAAGTGAATGCCCTGAAAATACAATCGGAGAATTTTGTGTGCCCTGTAACtggatttatgaaaattgcagagacgtcaaaatttgtgacaaCGACAAGTGTGTATGTTCGTCAGGATACTATGCCCGGAACACTGGTTACTGCTACC AATGCGAAAGTGGACGGTATGGTCATGGATGTAAAAAATCTTGCGGAAAATGCTCCTACAACTATTATGACATGTGCAATAGGATTGACGGGACATGCTCCCCCTGCACTGGTGGATTCAGCGGACCAAGATGCGATATAC CACCATCAATAATTTTCGCAAAAGCTCCAGATGTTACTGATGTAAAATACACAGAAGCCATCGTCCATGTGACAGATTTTACGTTGAACAATACATCTTATAATGAGACGCCTTCCGCTTACACAATTCAGTACAAA AtagcaacaaataaaaattcaaaatggatCACATACAATTCAAATTATACATTGAACGAGAATCATTCAATACTaatcaataatttaaaaaccgacacaaaatattttgtgagAGGCGTTATCATcacaaaaaatggaaatgcTCAAGTGGGAtcgtatttaaaatttaaagaattCACCACCAATTGTCAAG AGATACCTGTAGACAATATTGAGATAAAATCAACCAACACCACCGCATTCGTTTCCTTAAAAACTccg GTGAGAAATACAACGtgtaaattggaaaaatacatttatttacaacaaactGGAAATCGTGGATCATTTAACAATGCAAGtgtatattttgatggattaaATCCGTTCAAAAACTACACAACAATCTTTCAACGTAATATCCAAGAGCCCCAGAAGAAACAGTTTCAAACGGCAGAGGGAG TTCCACAACAAGTCTTTAACCTGAGAGTCGTGAATAAATCGTCATcaacaattttcataaaatggaaaaaaccTGCTTTAATTAACGGGGTATTTAAACATTACATCGTTAAATATCGA CTCTTATACGTCCCGGACGAGCAGCCAACAAATCGATTTGCGGAGCATACTCTGATTGTGAACGAAACTTCAATAACAAGAAAAGATTTACTTTCATGTTCGATCTACAAGTTTACTGTGTTTGCcgaaaacacaaaatttaaagGACTTCCGTCACAGTTTTTGGTTAGAACGTTACCCGATGTGACAGTTTTTCCCAGCATGCGTGGGGTTAATATTACGCTGTCAAATAATTGCAACGGGATTGGAGTATCCGTGAAACCGATCGTCATTATTTGTACCAGTGAATGGTGCAGGAACCAAAACACAGCTCCTATAACAATAGACGATTATTACGGCAACATAATTACGATGAATGGGTTAACTCCATTTTCAGATTATAGGGCGGATCTggcattttatgtatttttaaagtaTAATGAAGAAATATACACAACGAGCAGAAATTTTAGGACAAAACCTACca TTCCCAGTGTGGTCACTGATTTGCAGGTTTATACCAAAAACGAAAGTTCAGTTTCGCTCAGATGGAAACCACCTTACCCACCAACAGgtgttttagaaaaatatcaaattgaATTTGAAACAGTATTTAGGAAAGTATACGAAAATGAATTGAGAATTACGTCTTGCAAATTATGGCCGGATTTTCATTGTGCCACAGTGACCAATTTGGAACGTCGCGTAGGATACACGTTTAAA GTGAATGCCAAAAATGAAGATGTTGCAGAATTTGGACCGGCGATTTCCATTGACACAAAAACAGAAACAG AATCATCAGCAGCGCCCTACGATTTAAACATCACTTGGACGATTAATAATGACTTGATACTGCAATGGAAACATCCGAACGAATCTAACGgtccaattaaatattttaatatcatTTTAAATGGAGAAACAAACAAGATCGAAAAGAAACTACCAATTACGAACGACACCTATTAcctaaattataatttcaaa GTTGATTCCGCAGAAGTATTTCCTTCTACCCGATACATCGTGCAAGTGTCTGCATTCAACGGTTTCCCCGGTCATTATGTTTACAAAACAGACACAAGTCCTCCCGACATACCACTACTGAATGGTGATCCTGAAAGCGACAGTACAAATGATACgattacactaaatatttcgACTCAAAAACCAAGAGGAACAACTGACAACCGTCTTCTGTACATCTTAATATCcgataaaaataacaacagcGACTCGCACAAATTCGAAAAACTtggtcaaaaaaatttccaaattgcaGTCAATTGCACTTTGGAGCCATCACAAAATAGTTTGAGCGTCACTATTGGTAACGCGTACCAATTCGACAATTGTTACCAGACAAACAATCTTCCACTAGAACCGGCAACTTTCTACAATATCGCAGTACTGTTATTGCACACTTTTCAAAACAAGAGCAGCCATAACATATACACATTCATGTACAAGACACTAGACACTAGACACAAAACAGTAGACACTAGACACAAGACAGTAGACACTAGACACAAGACACTAAACACTAGTGAAGAGGTCTATCTAGATAGACCTATTCACTTCCAAAAAAGTTTCTTcggtttattatttttagcaTTGTTAATACTTCCTGTGATAGGATATCTTTACGT aaagatacaaaatctattaaaaTGTCGGAAAAATGTGTCAAGAAGGGACAACACGT CGCTACTCCAACCAGGAGAAGCTGAGGATGCTGCGTCAAATACTGAACCAAAA AACCAAAATGGTGAAACAAGTAGGAGTGCTGACATTTATTCGAAAAAAGTTAAAgctgaacattttttaaactatgtcAAAACCTGTATCCAAACCAAAGAGCTCGAAAAGGAACATCAG ATGATTTTAAATAGTCTTGCCATATATGAAACGTTAGACAGAGGTCCTTTGGAATATGTCGATGTGCAGTTCGCCAAT GGACGTTTCGTCGAGAAAGTTTACGTAACTAGTCCAATACCCGAGAGAAACGAAATAGACAGTTTTTGGAAGACAATTTGGGACGAGAATATTTATAATATAGTactttttgacacttgccAAATAAACGATCTG aaaacatttgaaaattactggCCGGACGTTAACCAAGAAGTATACTGCTGCGACATCTCCGTTCGCTGTGTCTTCGAAGAAACATTCGCTACTTACCAGTACAGAAAATTTATGATACAATATGAAAATCTGACTCGTCAG GTAGATCAAATTCAGTTTTCTTTACTGTCCAACAAAGAAGTCCTCTGTTTGTCACTGAATTACGCCGAGTTTTTTAATAGAGTGTCGGAGATTCCTTTCGGTTGCAACTCACCTATTCTCGTCCACAGCAG TTCGGGGATGCACGGCAGCACCTTCGCTCTGCTTTGTGACATTTGTCTTAGGACGTCTAAGAAGGACGGCGTCGTGAACGTTTTAGGGAATCTTCAAAGACTCACAGAATACAACACAaatttcgtcgtagattatgaCCACTACGTGTTGACTCATCTGGTCATCCTTGAGAATCTTTTTGGTGTCGACACCAGCATCACTTGCAATTCTCTCGATATGAGTAGAACCCACTTGTTCACAGCAGACGAAACCGAAATACATTTGAGACACCTGAAAGACACCTTATGGATGGATGCGGTAACAAGAAGAGTGGAAAGAGACAGTCATGTTTATTTCCGAGCCGTTTCTCAAT TACACGATGGTAAAGTCTATTTTGAGCCTTATACCTTGGATGAGGAAATTTCTCCATGCTGGAATCGACTAGGTGCCATTAGTGTTGACGGTTTCAGATGTCCTAATAAATTTGTAGTCGTACCTCAGCCGACGTCGAACACACTAAGTGACATTTGGCATTTGGTTgttgagaaaaatatttcaatcaTTTTGTCGCTGAATGAAATTACTCCGTTGTCTACA AACGTTCCCTTTCTGCcagaaaacaaaaaagcaaaaatgtgttCGAAAACGAAGGTAAAACCAAAACTTACCAGAGATTTTGGAAATTATGAGTGGACAACGCTGGAGCTGAGCAACGGAACG AAACAACAAATTGTTGAGATCCTGTCGATGACGACGTGGCCTGCCGAAACAGCCTGTCCTCCGGATGTTTCagattttgtgaatttttgtatCGCCGCTAACGAAAGAATGAAAGGGTCTGGATCGGTGATGGTGACGTGTTG tgaTGGAGTTACTGCGTCCGGATTGTTCACGGCGATGTCTTATAACATGGAACAGATGAAAACGAACGGAATATGCGATGTGTGCACGAGTGTCCGAACTGTTCGGCGTCATTGTCCTCAGTTTGTGAACGACAAA AAGCAGTACACTTTCTTGGTAGAAGCTGCGCATCGTTACATTAATGAATGTAAATTATATGAAGTAagataa
- the LOC138122695 gene encoding receptor-type tyrosine-protein phosphatase kappa-like isoform X6 has protein sequence MLKYTEAIVHVTDFTLNNTSYNETPSAYTIQYKIATNKNSKWITYNSNYTLNENHSILINNLKTDTKYFVRGVIITKNGNAQVGSYLKFKEFTTNCQEIPVDNIEIKSTNTTAFVSLKTPVRNTTCKLEKYIYLQQTGNRGSFNNASVYFDGLNPFKNYTTIFQRNIQEPQKKQFQTAEGVPQQVFNLRVVNKSSSTIFIKWKKPALINGVFKHYIVKYRLLYVPDEQPTNRFAEHTLIVNETSITRKDLLSCSIYKFTVFAENTKFKGLPSQFLVRTLPDVTVFPSMRGVNITLSNNCNGIGVSVKPIVIICTSEWCRNQNTAPITIDDYYGNIITMNGLTPFSDYRADLAFYVFLKYNEEIYTTSRNFRTKPTIPSVVTDLQVYTKNESSVSLRWKPPYPPTGVLEKYQIEFETVFRKVYENELRITSCKLWPDFHCATVTNLERRVGYTFKVNAKNEDVAEFGPAISIDTKTETESSAAPYDLNITWTINNDLILQWKHPNESNGPIKYFNIILNGETNKIEKKLPITNDTYYLNYNFKVDSAEVFPSTRYIVQVSAFNGFPGHYVYKTDTSPPDIPLLNGDPESDSTNDTITLNISTQKPRGTTDNRLLYILISDKNNNSDSHKFEKLGQKNFQIAVNCTLEPSQNSLSVTIGNAYQFDNCYQTNNLPLEPATFYNIAVLLLHTFQNKSSHNIYTFMYKTLDTRHKTVDTRHKTVDTRHKTLNTSEEVYLDRPIHFQKSFFGLLFLALLILPVIGYLYVKIQNLLKCRKNVSRRDNTSLLQPGEAEDAASNTEPKNQNGETSRSADIYSKKVKAEHFLNYVKTCIQTKELEKEHQMILNSLAIYETLDRGPLEYVDVQFANGRFVEKVYVTSPIPERNEIDSFWKTIWDENIYNIVLFDTCQINDLKTFENYWPDVNQEVYCCDISVRCVFEETFATYQYRKFMIQYENLTRQVDQIQFSLLSNKEVLCLSLNYAEFFNRVSEIPFGCNSPILVHSSSGMHGSTFALLCDICLRTSKKDGVVNVLGNLQRLTEYNTNFVVDYDHYVLTHLVILENLFGVDTSITCNSLDMSRTHLFTADETEIHLRHLKDTLWMDAVTRRVERDSHVYFRAVSQLHDGKVYFEPYTLDEEISPCWNRLGAISVDGFRCPNKFVVVPQPTSNTLSDIWHLVVEKNISIILSLNEITPLSTNVPFLPENKKAKMCSKTKVKPKLTRDFGNYEWTTLELSNGTKQQIVEILSMTTWPAETACPPDVSDFVNFCIAANERMKGSGSVMVTCCDGVTASGLFTAMSYNMEQMKTNGICDVCTSVRTVRRHCPQFVNDKKQYTFLVEAAHRYINECKLYEVR, from the exons TAAAATACACAGAAGCCATCGTCCATGTGACAGATTTTACGTTGAACAATACATCTTATAATGAGACGCCTTCCGCTTACACAATTCAGTACAAA AtagcaacaaataaaaattcaaaatggatCACATACAATTCAAATTATACATTGAACGAGAATCATTCAATACTaatcaataatttaaaaaccgacacaaaatattttgtgagAGGCGTTATCATcacaaaaaatggaaatgcTCAAGTGGGAtcgtatttaaaatttaaagaattCACCACCAATTGTCAAG AGATACCTGTAGACAATATTGAGATAAAATCAACCAACACCACCGCATTCGTTTCCTTAAAAACTccg GTGAGAAATACAACGtgtaaattggaaaaatacatttatttacaacaaactGGAAATCGTGGATCATTTAACAATGCAAGtgtatattttgatggattaaATCCGTTCAAAAACTACACAACAATCTTTCAACGTAATATCCAAGAGCCCCAGAAGAAACAGTTTCAAACGGCAGAGGGAG TTCCACAACAAGTCTTTAACCTGAGAGTCGTGAATAAATCGTCATcaacaattttcataaaatggaaaaaaccTGCTTTAATTAACGGGGTATTTAAACATTACATCGTTAAATATCGA CTCTTATACGTCCCGGACGAGCAGCCAACAAATCGATTTGCGGAGCATACTCTGATTGTGAACGAAACTTCAATAACAAGAAAAGATTTACTTTCATGTTCGATCTACAAGTTTACTGTGTTTGCcgaaaacacaaaatttaaagGACTTCCGTCACAGTTTTTGGTTAGAACGTTACCCGATGTGACAGTTTTTCCCAGCATGCGTGGGGTTAATATTACGCTGTCAAATAATTGCAACGGGATTGGAGTATCCGTGAAACCGATCGTCATTATTTGTACCAGTGAATGGTGCAGGAACCAAAACACAGCTCCTATAACAATAGACGATTATTACGGCAACATAATTACGATGAATGGGTTAACTCCATTTTCAGATTATAGGGCGGATCTggcattttatgtatttttaaagtaTAATGAAGAAATATACACAACGAGCAGAAATTTTAGGACAAAACCTACca TTCCCAGTGTGGTCACTGATTTGCAGGTTTATACCAAAAACGAAAGTTCAGTTTCGCTCAGATGGAAACCACCTTACCCACCAACAGgtgttttagaaaaatatcaaattgaATTTGAAACAGTATTTAGGAAAGTATACGAAAATGAATTGAGAATTACGTCTTGCAAATTATGGCCGGATTTTCATTGTGCCACAGTGACCAATTTGGAACGTCGCGTAGGATACACGTTTAAA GTGAATGCCAAAAATGAAGATGTTGCAGAATTTGGACCGGCGATTTCCATTGACACAAAAACAGAAACAG AATCATCAGCAGCGCCCTACGATTTAAACATCACTTGGACGATTAATAATGACTTGATACTGCAATGGAAACATCCGAACGAATCTAACGgtccaattaaatattttaatatcatTTTAAATGGAGAAACAAACAAGATCGAAAAGAAACTACCAATTACGAACGACACCTATTAcctaaattataatttcaaa GTTGATTCCGCAGAAGTATTTCCTTCTACCCGATACATCGTGCAAGTGTCTGCATTCAACGGTTTCCCCGGTCATTATGTTTACAAAACAGACACAAGTCCTCCCGACATACCACTACTGAATGGTGATCCTGAAAGCGACAGTACAAATGATACgattacactaaatatttcgACTCAAAAACCAAGAGGAACAACTGACAACCGTCTTCTGTACATCTTAATATCcgataaaaataacaacagcGACTCGCACAAATTCGAAAAACTtggtcaaaaaaatttccaaattgcaGTCAATTGCACTTTGGAGCCATCACAAAATAGTTTGAGCGTCACTATTGGTAACGCGTACCAATTCGACAATTGTTACCAGACAAACAATCTTCCACTAGAACCGGCAACTTTCTACAATATCGCAGTACTGTTATTGCACACTTTTCAAAACAAGAGCAGCCATAACATATACACATTCATGTACAAGACACTAGACACTAGACACAAAACAGTAGACACTAGACACAAGACAGTAGACACTAGACACAAGACACTAAACACTAGTGAAGAGGTCTATCTAGATAGACCTATTCACTTCCAAAAAAGTTTCTTcggtttattatttttagcaTTGTTAATACTTCCTGTGATAGGATATCTTTACGT aaagatacaaaatctattaaaaTGTCGGAAAAATGTGTCAAGAAGGGACAACACGT CGCTACTCCAACCAGGAGAAGCTGAGGATGCTGCGTCAAATACTGAACCAAAA AACCAAAATGGTGAAACAAGTAGGAGTGCTGACATTTATTCGAAAAAAGTTAAAgctgaacattttttaaactatgtcAAAACCTGTATCCAAACCAAAGAGCTCGAAAAGGAACATCAG ATGATTTTAAATAGTCTTGCCATATATGAAACGTTAGACAGAGGTCCTTTGGAATATGTCGATGTGCAGTTCGCCAAT GGACGTTTCGTCGAGAAAGTTTACGTAACTAGTCCAATACCCGAGAGAAACGAAATAGACAGTTTTTGGAAGACAATTTGGGACGAGAATATTTATAATATAGTactttttgacacttgccAAATAAACGATCTG aaaacatttgaaaattactggCCGGACGTTAACCAAGAAGTATACTGCTGCGACATCTCCGTTCGCTGTGTCTTCGAAGAAACATTCGCTACTTACCAGTACAGAAAATTTATGATACAATATGAAAATCTGACTCGTCAG GTAGATCAAATTCAGTTTTCTTTACTGTCCAACAAAGAAGTCCTCTGTTTGTCACTGAATTACGCCGAGTTTTTTAATAGAGTGTCGGAGATTCCTTTCGGTTGCAACTCACCTATTCTCGTCCACAGCAG TTCGGGGATGCACGGCAGCACCTTCGCTCTGCTTTGTGACATTTGTCTTAGGACGTCTAAGAAGGACGGCGTCGTGAACGTTTTAGGGAATCTTCAAAGACTCACAGAATACAACACAaatttcgtcgtagattatgaCCACTACGTGTTGACTCATCTGGTCATCCTTGAGAATCTTTTTGGTGTCGACACCAGCATCACTTGCAATTCTCTCGATATGAGTAGAACCCACTTGTTCACAGCAGACGAAACCGAAATACATTTGAGACACCTGAAAGACACCTTATGGATGGATGCGGTAACAAGAAGAGTGGAAAGAGACAGTCATGTTTATTTCCGAGCCGTTTCTCAAT TACACGATGGTAAAGTCTATTTTGAGCCTTATACCTTGGATGAGGAAATTTCTCCATGCTGGAATCGACTAGGTGCCATTAGTGTTGACGGTTTCAGATGTCCTAATAAATTTGTAGTCGTACCTCAGCCGACGTCGAACACACTAAGTGACATTTGGCATTTGGTTgttgagaaaaatatttcaatcaTTTTGTCGCTGAATGAAATTACTCCGTTGTCTACA AACGTTCCCTTTCTGCcagaaaacaaaaaagcaaaaatgtgttCGAAAACGAAGGTAAAACCAAAACTTACCAGAGATTTTGGAAATTATGAGTGGACAACGCTGGAGCTGAGCAACGGAACG AAACAACAAATTGTTGAGATCCTGTCGATGACGACGTGGCCTGCCGAAACAGCCTGTCCTCCGGATGTTTCagattttgtgaatttttgtatCGCCGCTAACGAAAGAATGAAAGGGTCTGGATCGGTGATGGTGACGTGTTG tgaTGGAGTTACTGCGTCCGGATTGTTCACGGCGATGTCTTATAACATGGAACAGATGAAAACGAACGGAATATGCGATGTGTGCACGAGTGTCCGAACTGTTCGGCGTCATTGTCCTCAGTTTGTGAACGACAAA AAGCAGTACACTTTCTTGGTAGAAGCTGCGCATCGTTACATTAATGAATGTAAATTATATGAAGTAagataa